The sequence CTTGCTCCAATTTTTCTCTCAACCAACGGATATGAACATCAACAGTTTTACTATCCCCTACAAAATCTGGCCCCCAGACCTGATCTAGCAACTGTTCCCGCGACCAAACACGACGAGCGTAGCTCATAAACAGTTCCAGCAAGCGGAATTCCTTCGGCGACAAACTCACCTCTTGATTGCGAACCAGCACCCGACACTCTTGAGGATTCAGAGTCACATCCTTGTATTTTAATACTGGTAGTTGCGGCAAAGTGCTCAACCGCTGACGACGCAGCAAGGCGCGACAACGAGCCACTAATTCACGCATACTAAAAGGCTTAGTTAGATAATCATCCGCACCCACTTCTAAGCCCAACACACGGTCAGTTTCACTCCCCTTAGCACTCAACATCATAATTGGTACCGGGTTGCCTTGATGACGCAGCAAGCGGCAAATATCCAGTCCGTTAATCTGCGGTAGCATCAAATCCAGAATCACCAAATCAAAACCTAATTCTCCGGAATTGGGTTCATAGCTTTTGAGATATTCTACAGCCGTCCGCCCATCAGAGGCTGTTACCACCCCGTAACCTTCCTCCTCCAATGCCACAACTAACATTTCCCTGATGAGTTCCTCATCTTCCACTAAAAGAATGCGGCTCGCTTGTCCGATTTCCGCTCTGGTAGAAAACTTCGTTGATTCGCTGGTGTACATTGATATCACAGGACTTTGGGTTTTTGCTGGTAGTTAAGACGACAATGCAGTCAATTATCTAACATCAGTGATCCGCGCTTCCCGTTTTTGTGATTTTTTTACAAAAAGTAGCACAAATTACAATTTCCTTTATATTATAGATACCACAGATAAAATTTTGCAAACAATTTCAGCAAATATCCTTCCGGGAAGCATCTACACCCGTTCCTGTACAGCATTAATTTTACTTGACAGTAGCAGCTCGATTTAGGTATATTTATAGTACGCAAGTACTATAAATACCAACAACAGAAGCTGCACTAAACAACAAGCAGGGCATCTATGCAATTACCCTTGACTACAAGCCAGTGTCGCTTAATCTACCCTTTCAGTATTTACACTGCACTAAAACTGCATAAACAAGAGCTAATCTGATGTCTGCATCAGTTAGTATTTGTGTTATTTGCTACTCATCACATCTTATATCTTTAACGGAGTTGAAATTATGACAACAGTTGGAGTCAAAGACAGTAAACAACAACTAATGCAAGCATTTCAACAAATTTTGGCAGAAAGAAAAAAACTAGAGTCAAAAATAGCCACCAAACAAGAAGAAGCAGACAAAGCCAAAAATCAAGAACTTTTAGCAGCTGCTTCTACATACACCATTGACAGCATTGTCAAAGGTTTAGCAGATTTACAGTTGGAATTTGGTACTATTGTCAACGCTCTGTCAGAAAAATTAGCGCAAGAAAACTCCAAATTAGATGAACTCAACCGGGCGATAGAAATTGAAAATCAGCATTTACAAGAGTTGAAACAAATTAGAATTGTCGCTGATGCCGTTGATATCTTAACTCAAGAGCATCAAGAACAATTAAGAATTTTAGAGCAAGACATTGCTAGCAAAATAGAAACCCTAGAAAAAGAAATGACCACTAAACGGAAAGAGTGGCAAAAAGAGCAAGCAGAATATGAAGAAGTACTGCAAGAATATAACGAATTCTTAGCTAAACAACGCACCACAGAAACCGAAGAATATCAATATAAATTAGAAACGACGCAAAAACTAGCCACAGATGCTTACGAAGCCAGAAAGCGTAAACTAGAGCGAGAGATTCAAGAAACTACTCAACAAAAAGAGAAAAACTGGACGGAACGAGAAAAAATTCTCACCGAGCGCCAGCCTTTATTGACAGAATATCAACAAAAAATAGCTGCTTTTCCTCAAGAATTAGAAGAAGCAGTTAAAAAAGCTAGAGAAGAAGCAATTAAAGACACCAGTCAAAAAGCCAAAGTCGAAGCTGATTTATTCGAGAAAGAGTGGGAAGCTGGTAAGCAGAATTACGAATTGAAAATTAAGTCTTTAGAAGAAACTATTCAGAAACAAACTGAGCAAATAGAAGGTATTTCTGTCCAGTTACAAGCTGCATTAAAACAAGCGCAAGATTTAGCAATGCGTGCTTTCGACAGTTCTAACAGCAAATAGTCTCGACATCTGCAATCATCGGATATTAGGAGGATTTGTATGGCCGTTAAAAAACCGAATGATAAAAATACCAAAGCGGAAATTCTACAAGCCTATGAGGAATTAGCGAAAGAAACCATCAGCGTGAAATCACAGCTTAATCAATTGTTGAAACAGCAATCTACAACTCCAGAAAAAACCATAGACCAACCAAAAACACCTATGAATCAGCCATCTAATCTTCAACAAAAGATGAATTATACAATTGAAAGCTTGGCTAAGATTCAGTTAGGCTTTGGTAGCGCAGCTAATGAATTATCAGAACAGCTAACTACACAAGCTGCTAAATTAGGGGAAATTAGAGAAGCTGTCGAAAAAGAAATAACGGAATTAACGCAATTACATAATTTAGAAGTTTCTCCAGATATCTTAGATACCCTGCTCCAAGCTTATGAGGACAATTCTAAAACTTATCAAGATGAATTTAGTCAAAGAAAAGAAGTTTTATTACAAGAAATAGATGAGCAAAGAAAAACTTGGACGAAAGAGCAAGAGGAGCATAGTCGAACCGTTAAAGAAAGAGATGAAGAACTAAAAAAAGGACGACAGCGAGATGAAGCAGAATATAAATATAATTTAGAACTCCAGAGAAGACTAACAAAAGATGAATCTGAACAAGAGCAAAAGTTATTGAATAATCAACTTGAAGAACTACAGCAAGAAACAGATAAACAGTGGTCTGAACGAGAAAAAGTAATTTCTGAAAGAGAAAAACAGTTTGAAGAATCTAAAGCTAAGGTAGAAACATTTCCCAAAGATAAAGAAGCAGCAATCAAAAAAGCTACAGAAGAAGGCAGAGGTATCGCTCACTATCAAGCTAAGATTAAATCAGATTTGTATAGCAAAGAAGTGGACGGACAAAAACGTTTTTATGAACAAAGATTGCAATCTCTTGAACAAACCATCACTAATCAAGAGACGCGAATTCAAAACCTTTCTAAACAACTTGAATCTGGTTTGAAACAAGTTCAGGATTTGGCGGTGAAAGCTATTGAAGGAAGCGCCAATGTTAATTCCTATCAAGCTATTAAGGAAATAGCTTTAGAACAAGCTAAAAGTCAAGTAAAAAATAAATAAGTTGGATTTCTTGCAGATATGGAGACGTTACGTGTAACGTCTCCACATTAGTTGATTGTCTCAGGGAAAGCAAGTTAAAAAAAAGAGACGCAAAAATCATCGCGTCTCTAGAAAGAGAAAACCCAATATTTATAAGTAATTAAATATAACTTTGGAGTAATAAAATTTACAGTTTGATTTTGGTTCAGGAGAGAGATGACTCTCACATTGATTGAGTGTGAACTCTCTACAACTTGAACTACAGGAGTATAAATTGCGAATCCGGAAATTTATCAAAAAGATTTCCGCTGGTAATCGAGTTGTCAAAACAATAGACTTCCTGCAGAAGTCGGGAACAGGGAACGCTATAACAGGGAACAGACAGTAGAAAAGGTACTTTTGCAAGAGGTTTAATAAATGTGGAGACGTTGCTTGTGCTTCCTCTGTGATTCAGGTGAAATAGTATAATCCTTGTTTGTTGGGGGAATGTTTGTTGTCTGCTAGCTGCAGATTTGATTAGTGATACCTAAATTTCAAAGCATTGATGTTAAGCAAAGGTGGTAAAATCTAAATCAGGTGGGATATCTTGAATCCGTCCTGGGCCGATCGCTCGCAGTGCTTCTTTTAAAGAAATATCGCCAGTATACAACGCTCGACCGACAATTACACCTGTCACGCCTTGGGTTTCTAACGCTAACAAACTTAATAAGTCGGTAACAGAACTTACCCCACCCGACGCAATTATTGGTATAGAAATTGATCGAGCCAATTCGCTCAAAGCTTCTAAATTCGGGCCGGATAGAGTACCATCACGATGGATATCTGTATAAATAATTGCCACTGCTCCCAACTCTGCCATTTGCACAGCTAATTGAGTGGCGAGAATCTCTGAAGTTTCTAACCAACCACGAGTTGCTACTAGTCCGTTACGGGCATCAATGCCAACGATAATCTGTCCTGGAAATTCTTGACACAGTTGTTGGACTAATTCGGGTTGTTCGACAGCGACTGTACCCAAAATTGCCCGCTGTACACCTATATTGAGCAATTGTTGCACACTATGGCGATCGCGCAATCCACCCCCTACTTGAATAGGGATTGATACTGCTTGAGCGATCGCCTCGATAGCCCCTACATTTACCAGTTTACCTGTTTTGGCGCCATCTAAATCAACTACGTGTAGTTTAGCCGCACCCTGATCAACCCACTGTTTAGCGACATCAACAGGATTCTCATTAAACACCTGCGATCGGGTATAGTCTCCTTGATAAAGCCGTACACAGCGCCCTTCTAATAAATCAATTGCTGGAATTACATCCATTGAGATCATCCTTACTAAACGTTAGGGACTAAGGATTAGGGGCTAGGGAAAAGAAATTTTCCCATAATTAGCTATCAAGAAAAAGAGCGATCTTGCTAAATCAACTAGCCCCTAGCTTCTATCCTCTAGTCCCTATCCCCTTCTGCACTTTTAATTGCTTTACAGCTTGCCAAAAACCCAGCACAATCAAGATGTTAGAAAGCGTGAGAAAAACTTCTGCACCGCCGTGGAGCCAATCGACGTTTGCTAACGACTCTCGATAGTGCAATTTAGCATAAATCCCGGCGGGGATGGTAACACCGACAAAAACTAGAGTACCGTAAAAACCGTACAATGCTAACCTTGGCATTAGTTTACTGCGGTTGATCAACCACAAGAAACCCAAATAGGGAAACAGTGAAAGTGCGAACAGGGTTTCTTTAGACATCATGGCTCTGATTTAATATTTGCTTTGACAGAATTAGCGGTTGTGTCGGGAGACTGAGCAGAGCGCCAAATCCAGACTGCGGCTGCTAAAAGCGTAAAATTGCCGATTAAAGTGGTGGTAGCTTGGAGTGTGACTAACCATTCCAAAGATTCGGCGTTGTCGAAATAGTGCCAAGTGCAGGCACACATGGCGCTGACTAAAGCTGGTAACATGGCAAGGGACAATCCCCACCAAGTGCGGTTGTTGGTAAGTTCGCCATAAGTCCAGATTAGCCAAATGGCGGAAATCCACTCAATCACGCTAGAAACATGAATTATCCAGGTGGGAATCGAAAGGGCGTGCATAATTAGTCAGTTGTCATTGGTCATTGGTCATTTGTCAAGAGTGATGAGGTTTTCTTCTTTGTCTTCTTTGTGTTGTCTGTCCCACACTCTCCATCATTCCATCTTCCCATAAGAGAATTCTGATTTTCATCGGTGATATGACAGCGATCGCATCTCACACCTTTTGACTTTCTTTGATTTTTCACAAAAATAGCCCTGTTCCCTGCGATGCACTGAGCTTGTCGAAGTGTTCCCTGTTCCCTGCTATAACCAATAACAACTCCAGCAAGTTAACTTTAATTATGCTGGTCTGATTAAAGCTATAGTCCACAATTCACAATGAAACTCATGCGGGCGTTATTGTCTGGGTATTACGGAAAAGGTAATGGTGGTGATGAAGCTTTGTTGGCAACGCTTTTGCAGATGTTACCACCTCATGTAACCCCTGTGGTGCTTTCGGGGAATCCTGAAGAAACCCGCTCACGCTATGGTGTGGAATCCCACGAGCGCATGGCTGTTGCACCTGTACTGCAAGCATTGCGCTCTTGTGATGCTTTCGTTTGGGGCGGTGGTAGTTTAATTCAAGACGTGACCAGTACTATTAGTCCTGTATACTACGGAGGACTAATGGCTTTGGCGCAAAAGATGGGTTTGAAAACCGTCGCTTGGGCGCAGGGTATCGGCCCTCTCAAACGCGCACCAACTCGCTTTTTAGCAAAATACTCCTTCGGACATTGTACCAAAGTTAGTGTCCGCGATCGCGCCAGTGCAGCTTTATTATCTGATTGGCAAATTCCTTTTCTCATCGCACCTGACCCGGTGTGGGCGTTGTCATCCCGGCCAGTACCGGGACTGTGGGACTTACCTGCGCCGAGAGTAGCTGTGACTTTGCGATCGCACCCCCAACTAACACAAGCACGCTTGGCTAATTTAACTCGCGCTTTGATTGATTTCCAAATTGCCACCCAAGCCTTCATTTTATTATTGCCGTTTCAAAAAAGCGAAGATTTGAGCATTGCTCAAGCAATTGCGCCCCAACTCCCAAATGTGAGCAAAATCTTGTGTCTGGAAGATCCGCAGCTTTTAAAAGGTGTGTTTCAGGGTGTAGAAATGGCGATCGGTATGCGTCTACACAGCTTAATTATGGCTGCTGCAGAAGGTTGTCGCTGTTTTGCTCTCAGTTATGACCCCAAGGTCAATCGTTTGATGGAAGATTTAGACATGCCTGGGTGGGATTTAACCAGTTTACCAGAAGATGCCAACGTCATCAGTACAACTTGGATCGAGCATTACGCCAACGGTGATCCACTTTCACCCGCCCAAATTCAATCTTTGGTGGATCGAGCTTTAATGCATCGTCAAGTTCTGCAGGAAGCTTTCACCTGATTAAGTAGGGTGTGTTACGGCAATGTCAGGATTTGAGAATGAGCGACAGTATAAATTGCCGTAACGCACCGCTTGCTCATGGACTGTTGACCGTTGAGAGACTATGGCGTCAGTCCCGCTGCTCATCAACAGCATAGCAATTGCCAATCATATCAAGCGCACACTATAGCTCCTAACCCCTAACCCCTATTTTATTTCCGCAATTTTCAGAAATAGCCTTTTATCAAACTGTATAAATCAACAACTGAAAATCAACCTGTCGGAGGAATTCCCAATGAAATACAAATTGCAGATTTTTCTATTATTATTAACCTTATTCACTTCTTTGAGCACTTCTATAAATGCCGCATTCGCACAACAAATTAATGAAAATACTTTATGCACTGCAATATGCTCGGTCTTCTGGAAGATAACACCCAGTATAGACGTTGCTTTTGCTTCGTCTCTAGTCAAATATTAGCTGTCTTCACAAATTAAATTATTACTCGTCTTAAGTGATGTCTGAGTTAAATTGGAAAATCGGTTTTGAAATTGAGCTAATGGCGCCGAAAGGACTGAGCAGAAAGGATTTAGCAGAGGCGATCGCTCTACAATATCATGGCTTTGTCCATCGCATCTTTTATCCCCAATCTGAACCGAGTCATGTTCCAGGAACGCCGTTGTTTCACAATCTGACTTTGGGATTTGAGGTGATTGATCCGCAAGGAAATCTGATTGTGCGCTGTGTCGATGATCTGACTCTCCAAAACGACTTAGACAAAACTCAACAATCACAGTCGGAATGGTATCGAATTGTCAGCGACGATACCAGACTTTTACACTTAGTTATGTGTCAAGCTGATCCTCAAGCTGCTTCCACTGAAGTACTCAAGCCAATTGCAGATTTATTTGCGACAGAATTAGAAGTAGGGCCTGGTGGGATGGTGCGTGTAGCTGATCATACAGGTAATCCGATTGCGATCGCTGCACTATTACCAGGAGAACGAGAACGCCCTTGTGAATTAATTACCCCACCCATCGATCACAATCATTTCCAGTGTTTGCAGTTGCTCCTCGACAAGGCGCGCGCATTGGGTTTTACAATTCCCTATGAAGGTGCAACACACTTTCATTTTGATGCTACCAAATTATGCTCTCCACAAGTCTTCGCTAACTTAGTCAATATTTTGTGGACATACGGGGAAATTCTCAAAAAATTGGTGGGAACTAACCCTCATTGCACACGTTTGGGGTCTTGGGATGAAGAGTTGTTAATCTTAGTCAATGATCCTGATTTTTGTGAGATGTCTTGGTTTGATGTCCAAGAATATCTTGGCAAACTGGAGTTAACAAAATACTGCGACTTTAACCTGAAAAACTTAATTCATCCCATTCCCGACAAATTCACTTTTGAAGCTCGGATTTTTCCCGCTTGGTTAGATCCAGAACCTGTGATAGCATCAGCCGCATTAATGGAAGCCATTCTTAACTATGCAGTGTCAGCGCCTAAAATAGCGCCTGTCGCACCTTGGGCATGGAAATTAGAAACTGTGGTAGACTTTCTCAATATTCTGCCCATAAGTCAAGATTTTCGCCAAATTTGGTTATCTATAGCTGCTAGCGTGGTATGATTACCTGCTGATAATCCCCGACCACTGTACCTTTTTCTCCTTCTCCCGGCGGTAAGAAAAGAAATTCTCTGGAGTTTGAAAAGTACAATAAGGTGCGATCGCTATCTGTTCCGCACTCATCCCCAAATTTTCCAACTGTAAGCAATTCACCCGACGCACATCCAAGCGGATTTTTCCTGGGTTCGGGTCTGCTAACAGTGGTGAATTGGGGAAATTTTGTAATGCCTCAATGATATATTTTTGGTCGTCATGTGATATAATACTAGCCCCAACCTCAGCAGCCACCTCAACGGAAACTTGATAAACTTCACCAGCGATCGCTGGGCCGAGTGCTAAACGTAAATCTACTAACTGGCTACCTTGAGATTGTAAACGGGCGATCGCTTCTGGAACAATCTTCTTAGCCGTTCCCCGCCATCCCGCATGGATAGCCGCCACTTGTCCAGTTTTCACATCTCCAATCAACACAGGAGTACAATCAGCGCTAGCCACCCAAACAGCTTGTAGCGGTTGCTCACTCACTAAACCATCCGCCGAAACTAAATCATCCGCGATCGTGCTTAAGAGAGAATCAATTTCCGACGGCGTGAATACAGTATTGCCATGAACCTGTTTCAAACGATAAACTGATGCTTCTGGTTGCAACACCTTTGTTAACTCCGCTGGTGAGCAAGGCCAAAACTGCTGGGTAAAGAAGCCGTGATGCCAAAACTCCAACAGACTACAAGTCAGGTAAGGCAGTTCATCCCCATTGCGCCAGTGCCAAGTGTGCATCTTGAACCAAACCTCAACAGAAAACTAGCCAATTCATGTTAACTTGAACAGCCGGATTTAGGTAAACTCCGTGGGATTTGATCAGCAAAAATTGTCAGCAGCCCTGAAAGCCGGGCGTAAGTACGAATATTTACCGTTTTCTCTACATATTTTTACTAGTGTCGCTTCGACTAACCAAACTCTACACAGCTTATTAGAACAGGGCGCTGGTGCTGGATGCGTAGTAATTGCTACACAACAAACTGCTGGAAGGGGACAATGGGGTCGCCAGTGGCTCTCTGCAACTGGGGGGCTATACCTTTCTGTAGCCATTACCCCCGACTTAGAAGCTAGCAACGCTTACCAACTAACTTTAGCTAGTGCTTGGGGAATCGCCGCCCGATTGCAAAAATGTGGTGTTGGCGTCGGAATTAAATGGCCAAATGATTTAGTCTTAGAAGGACGTAAACTCGGTGGTATTCTCACTGAAACCAAAATATACCAAAGTAAAATTACTCAAGCAGTGATTGGTGTAGGTATCAACTGGGCAAACCCAGTACCAGAAACGGGAATTAATTTAGTATCCTGGCAAGCTTCTCAGAATTTTCCCCCGATATCTTGTCTAGAAATGCTCACCTGTGAAGTTTTACTAGGAATAGAATCCGGGGTGCAGTGTCTTTTTGAAGAAGGAATAAGCATCATCTTGTCTCATTATTCAGACTTATTGATCAACATTGGCGATCAGGTGCGGATCAATGACCTTTCTGGCACTATAGTCGGGGTGACTGCTGAAGGTAACTTAAGGGTAAATTTGGAAACAGATGATGCCAAAAAACTAATCACACCAGAAATTTATGTCCAACCCGGTACAATCAGTTTGGGATACCGTAAAACTTTCGTCTAACTTTTAGGTTTGTTCACAATTTAGCTCTTTGGGCATGACAAACCACTGGCATCATCTCTTTAGGCAATAAAACACAACTGAGAGAAAAAATGACGCAGCGCTCTAACTCTGCCCATAATCATTTGCAAAATATGACAAAAAAACGCTTTGCTTCCACGCTCCCAGCACAGAGTCTCTGTTGGCTTGGCAGTGTTAGCCTTCTTAGCAGTGGCTTCGTGTTAGCTCAAACAGAAACATCTATAGACAACATCGTTCCCACTATTGAAAATTCTCAACCAGCAGCGACAAATCCAGTTAAAGAAAATATTGCTGCACCCGAAGTCACCCAACCACAACCGGAAATAACTCAAAGGCAAACTAGGCTCAGAAAAAGACTCAGAAGCCGAAATGTGTCACCAGCAAAAGAACCAGTCGCCCAATCCAAACCCCAGGTAGAATCTGCCCCAACCGCACCTGCTAATGTGAGGGAGGAGAAGCCTCAAGTAGAAATAGCCAAACCAGTTTCGCCCCGCTCAATACCAGAAAAGGCTCCAGTTGTTACCCAGCCAGCAAACAACACCAATAGCACTGCTACTAGAACAGAAGAAAAAACTAAAGATTACAATAACGCTTATATTGACCCTACAGAATACAAAAATGACGCTGTAGGCAAATATCAAGCACCAAACTCCGTGGTAATCACAGAACGTTCTAGCGGCTGTCAAGCAACTTTGCCGGCGGGACAAGGAGCTTCTCCCTGCGCCAAAGCACCCACTGCGAGCAATCAGTCCCTGGCTGTCCACAGCAAAACAACACCCAGTTGGTTGAAAAAAAGTCAAAATACTCAAGTGGCGAATATTCCCGCTGTGCGTCGCCCAGTCCCAACAGTGAATCATAGCAATTGGCGATCGCCTCAACGAGTTGCTGCTACTGATGCAACTACCAAAGCCTTTCGCCCCAATCGCTATATTCCCCAGCCCAGCGAATTCTCCCCCACAAAAATTAATGCTACTCCCATAGCACCCAGTGGTGGTGCTTTACCTGAGCCAATGGCAGAAGGTAACGCCGCACCTCGTCCTAGCACCGTAGCATATGATTTTCCCCTGGCGTCAACACTACCGCAAATTGCCTACACAGGCAGAGTTGCTTATAGTGGTTCGGGAATGATGTTTCCCCTTACTGTCCCCACGCCAATTACTTCTTTGTTTGGCTGGCGGATTCATCCGATCACAGGCGATCGCCGTTTCCATGCTGGTACGGATTTAGGCGCGCCAATGAGTACACCAGTTTTAGCCGCTGGTAAAGGTCAAGTGGAAACAGCAGATTGGCAAGGTGGCTATGGTTTAGCCGTGGTGATTAACCACGGTTCCGCTCAACAAACTCTCTACGGTCACTTGTCAGAAATCTTTGTCCAACCCGGTCAAGTGGTGGAACCAGGAACTGTCATCGGTAGAGTTGGGAGCACGGGTAACTCCACAGGCCCTCACCTGCATTTTGAAGTCCGCCACTTGACACCAGAAGGCTGGGTTGCAACTGACCCCGGTGTGCAATTACAAACCGCCCTCAGCCAAATGGTTCAATCTTTGCGGACAGCCCAGGTTGAACAGCGCCCAGGCAAATAGGAAGGATGAAGGCGCAAAGCGGCTCGCCGCAGGCTAGGATGAGGGTTGTAAGTCGCGTGTAGGGGCACGGCAGTGCCGTGCCCCTACGAGTGTACCTCACGTGACTGAGAATTGTTATGTCCAACGCCGAACATTTTAGCCTTTAGCCTTCATACTTCAGCTTTTCACAAATACCCATGTTCCGCTAGGAATGTGGGTGTAATCTCTTCTTTTGAGTGTTGGTTAGTGGGAGAAGTGAATTTTTCTACATATTTACCGAGGATATCTCCTTCCAGATTTACCACGTCGCCAGGTGTCAGGTAGCGGAGATTCGTTTCGGCGTAGGTGAGGGGAATTACCGCCACTGTAAACTGGGACAATTCTGGTTCGTAAGCGGCGACTGTGAGACTGATACCGTTTACGGCTATGCTACCCTTGGGAACTATGTAGCGCGCGATCGCTTCAGGTGCGGTGAATGTCATTTCCCAAGAAGTAGCTGTTTGCTCTGCAGCTAGCATTTGACCCACTCCGTCTACATGACCCATGACGAAATGACCACCGACTTTGCTACCCACTCGCAACGAGGTTTCAAGATTAACATATTTTTGTGGCGATCGCTCATCTCCCAAAGTCGTACGCCGCAAAGTTTCTGGTGATGCAGTGGCAATAAATCCATTTTTTAAAACTTTTTCTACTGTCAAACAAACACCATCAACTGCAACACTGTCACCATTAGCTAGGTCTTGCATCACGATTTCACAAGACTGACTAAGGCAAGTAATTTGCCAAGAATCGCCCCCTAGGGGTTTGATTGTTCCTAAAGCCTGGATTAATCCTGTAAACACAGCTTTTTTGCTAAACTAACTCTATTTATTGTCTAATTTTGTCGAAAATCCATTAGTAAATATCACAGCCAAATGAAAAACTTTTAGTATAATTTTTGACTCTATATTTTATATGGTTATTAACACATTAACATCATTCACAAGGCATACTTGGGTAAGAAGGTTATTGTCTATGTAGACCAATTTGACTTACTCTGGTGTTCACATCAAGTTCGGAGTTTAATAGAAGCAATTATAGAGAACAAATGCCTATGTTAATTCCTGCCACCAAGCTAGCCCATTGTGGGTATCATTTGTTACTTATTACTCAAGTACACCAAGGATTGTAGAGGCTTCGCCAATGATTGAAATGAAAGTCGCTGGCATAGCATTAGATGCCATCACCCGCAGCCCCATTGTACTTTTGAAAGATGCTGCCGATCGCCGCGCTCTGCCAATTTATATCGGTCAGGAACAGGCTAGGGCTATTGCGGGAGCAATGGAGAATCAAAAG is a genomic window of Fortiea contorta PCC 7126 containing:
- a CDS encoding riboflavin synthase; the encoded protein is MFTGLIQALGTIKPLGGDSWQITCLSQSCEIVMQDLANGDSVAVDGVCLTVEKVLKNGFIATASPETLRRTTLGDERSPQKYVNLETSLRVGSKVGGHFVMGHVDGVGQMLAAEQTATSWEMTFTAPEAIARYIVPKGSIAVNGISLTVAAYEPELSQFTVAVIPLTYAETNLRYLTPGDVVNLEGDILGKYVEKFTSPTNQHSKEEITPTFLAEHGYL